A window of Solanum stenotomum isolate F172 chromosome 3, ASM1918654v1, whole genome shotgun sequence contains these coding sequences:
- the LOC125857746 gene encoding LEAF RUST 10 DISEASE-RESISTANCE LOCUS RECEPTOR-LIKE PROTEIN KINASE-like 2.5, translating to MIKAYFFHSIITILCFVITSSPSYGQEDKQYSTCNSSYTCGNIQNISFPFWGGDRPQECGLPQFELSCEANQDPLIHIDGHNFRVLDINGDYQTMRIARNDLEDDICPDRFGNTSLNDAPFRYGPNYMVLILFYACPFDIPSEWKNFTFSCNKTGDSSHGFYPDQSFISFWGPKYGSCERNVIVPVLLTAFKWFQDQGSTKILELLKQGFDVVYNKSVLCMACERSGGLCWSETDFAESSCLCQDRTYSYNCGYTLLAQGVFN from the coding sequence ATGATCAAAGCTTACTTCTTTCACTCCATAATCACTATCCTATGCTTCGTGATCACGTCCTCGCCATCCTATGGCCAAGAGGATAAACAGTATTCCACTTGTAATAGCTCCTACACCTGTGGGAATATTCAAAATATCAGCTTCCCTTTCTGGGGTGGTGATCGACCTCAAGAATGTGGTCTTCCACAATTCGAGCTTTCATGTGAAGCCAATCAGGATCCCCTTATACATATCGATGGTCATAATTTCCGCGTACTTGACATAAATGGAGACTATCAAACCATGAGAATTGCACGAAATGATCTTGAGGATGACATTTGTCCTGATAGATTCGGTAACACTAGCTTAAATGATGCCCCTTTCCGCTATGGTCCTAACTATATGGTGCTCATCCTGTTCTATGCTTGTCCTTTCGATATACCTTCTGAATGGAAAAATTTCACCTTTAGCTGCAATAAAACTGGAGATTCCAGTCATGGTTTCTATCCAGATCAGTCATTTATATCATTCTGGGGACCAAAGTATGGGAGTTGTGAGCGTAATGTCATAGTTCCTGTGTTGTTAACGGCATTTAAGTGGTTCCAAGACCAAGGAAGTACGAAAATATTGGAGCTATTGAAGCAAGGTTTTGATGTGGTTTACAACAAAAGTGTATTATGTATGGCTTGTGAGAGGTCAGGGGGATTATGTTGGTCAGAGACAGATTTTGCGGAGTCATCTTGCCTTTGTCAGGATCGAACTTATTCTTACAACTGCGGTTATACATTACTGGCTCAAGGTGTGTTTAATTAA